The segment TATTATTTGTTAATGAAATATATATAATTCACATTACCTCACTATTTTAATATTTTTCTATAATTACTACTCATAAATATATTGTATAAGAATATCAATATATTATATTTATTATAAAAATTTTGTATTTTATGTTATAATTTAAAAGGTTATATCTGTAACTTATCCTATTTGTAAAAATTTTAATTTTATTCTAATATTAGTTACACTGTTAAGATTAATTTTTCATTTTTTTTTGATTTTTTTATATTTTTTAAATATTTTTTTATATTTTTAAATATATCTTCTTTATTTTTTTGTGTTTTTAATATAAACTTATAATGACTTTAGTATAAGTTTTTTTGAAATTTAATATCAAAAATTAAAAGAAATTTGATAGGAGATTGATATTGCATATGGACTACAAAATGATTTTTGGATTACTAGGAGGACTTGGATTATTTGTCTATGGTATGAAGCTTATGGGTGATGGACTCCAAAAAGCTGCTGGTGATAAGCTAAAAAAGATTTTAGAAGCTTTAACTAGTAAAACTATATTCGCCATACTTGTAGGTGCAGTTGTAGCTGGTATCATTCAGAGTAGTAGCGCTACAACAGTAATGACTATTGGTTTTGTTAATGCAGGTCTTATGAATTTGTTTCAGGCTACTGGAGTAATTATGGGTGCTAATATTGGTACAACCATGACAGCCCAACTTATAGCATTTAATTTAACAGATGTTGCACCATTAATACTTGCTATTGGTTCAGCCATTGTTTTATTTTCTAAAAAGAAAAAAACTAAAGATATTGGAGATATAATTCTTGGATTTGGTATATTATTTATAGGTATGTCTTTAATGGAAACTTCTATGACTCCACTATCTAAATTACCAGAGTTCTCTAATTTAATACTTACTATAGGTAAACATCCATTATTAGGTGTTCTTGTAGGATTAGGTATGACTGCAACAGTTCAAAGCAGTAGTGCTACTATAGGTATCCTTATGGCTCTTGTTCATAGTGGATCAATAACTAGCCTTGCTGTAGCTTTACCAATTCTTTTTGGCGATAATATTGGAACATGTGTTACCGCACTTCTTGCAGGTATAGGAACTCATAAAAACGCTAAACGCGCATCAATTATACATCTTACCTTTAATACAATAGGTACCATAATATTCATGGCAGCTTTTGGGTTGGTGTTGAAAATAGTTCCTTTATTTGGTGGTAATCTTGAAAGAGAAATTGCTAATGCACATACATTATTTAATATAACTAATGTTATGATACAAGCTCCATTTATACCTTTACTTGTTAAATTTGTAAATAAGGTAGTTCCTGGAGAAGATACTGACGGAAATGCACTTACCCTAGAATATCTTGATAAAAGACTTTTAGAAACTCCATCAATTGCTTGTGGTCAAGTAATTAAGGAAATTACTAGAATGGGTAAAATAGCTAAGGATAATTTGGAAAATTCTATGTGTTGTTTCTTAAACAATGACGAAAATTTAATACAATCTGTAGTAGAACATGAAAATTTGATAAATTTCTTACATAGAGAAATTACAGATTATATGGTTTGTTTGTCAAATACTAATTTATCAGAAAAACAATCCGAACTTATAACATCTTTATTTCATGTAGTTAGTGACATAGAAAGAATTGGTGACCATGCCGATAATATAGCTGAATTAGCTGAAGTTAAAATTAACGATAATTTACCATTTTCTGATGAATCATTAGAAGATATAAAAAATATGTATGAACTAACAAAATCAGCTGTAGATAAAACTATATTTGCTTTAGAAAAATTTGATAGCGAAGCTGCTGATGAAGTTATTAAAATAGAACGTAATATTGACCTTCTTGAAACACAGTTAAGAAAAGAACATGTTCATAGACTTAATACTAGAACATGTAATGCCGTAAGTGCTTCTATATTTGTAGATTTACTTACAAACTTTGAAAGAGTTGGGGATCATTCAAATAATATATCCCAAATGGTACTTGAACAAAGCTAACAAAATATTAATATAAACATTGATTTAACCCTATTAAGTAAAAATAGCTTATTATTTACTTAATAGGGTTATTGTTTTTATAAAACATAATAACCTTAACTAGCTTCATAATTTAAATATAACATGAACAAATAATAATTAAAAAACATATATAACTATAAGGTATCCTACTAAAAAACTATGCTTTATGGATACTTACAAAATAATATGCTAGCGTGTTTTTTAACAATACTTTTATAATATAGGTGATAATTATGAATAAGTGTATAATTAATAATATGTGTAATTGTTCATTATTAGATGATACAATTTCAAGAATATGTCTATGTGAATATCAGTATTTTTTATCTAAAATAAATGTAGTAGGTGTAGGATTTGGCTATAAGCAAGTAAATGGTATTGATACTGATATTAAATGTATAACAGTATTTGTAGAAAAAAAAGTTCCTTTAAGTCAATTAGCTCCATCAGATATTATTCCCCCATATTATAAACACATCCCAACAGATGTATTTGAATCAGGTGTTTTTGAATCACAAGCGTTAAATCACTGGATTAGACCAGTAACTGGCGGATATTCTATTAGCAATCAAACATTTCCAAGAACAGGATCATTAAGCTGTTTAGTAACTGATGGAATAAGAATGTATATATTAGGAAATAACCATATCTTAGCCTCATCAAATAGGGCTCCAATTGGTTCATATATAGTTCAACCTAGTATTGGTGATGGTGGGAGACAAGGAATAGATGTCATAGCTTCTTTAAGTAGATTTATACCATTAAATTTTCAAGGTCAAAGTAATTTTGTAGATTCAGCCATTGCTGAAGTAATGGCACCTGGTTTGATTTCCCCTTATATAGCTATTGTCGGACCTCCAAAAGGAACAAAATATGCGTCATTGTCTGAATCTGTAATGAAAATTGGTAGAACTTCAGAAAAAACTACCGGTAAAATAACTCAATTGCATTCTGTTATACTAGTAAGAGCATCATCTACTCAAAAATATCTTATGATAGATCAAATAATTACCCAAAGAATGAGTGATATGGGAGATTCAGGTGCCCTATTGTTAGATTCTAATGTATTTGCATTGGGACAATTAGTAGGAGCAGCTCCATATAAAAGCATATATACCCCTATTAATACTATTTTAGACACATTAAATGTTTCGTTAGTTACAGGATAATAACAATATATTGATTCCACTATATTGTTATTATTGAATTTTAAAAACGTATACTTTATAAAGTATACGTTTTTTTTAAAGTACTGACTTTTAAATACTTTCTATTAAACAAACATAAAATTTCCCAAATTAATATTTTATACAAACTAGCATTTGCCATTACTAACTAAGGACTCTTCATATATTGATCATATTTATCATATGCATATTTTATTATTTGTCTTTTATTATGATTTCTATTTTCTATACATTTTCTCATATCTCCATTGCATAAATAACATTTTCTCTTAGAATATCCAAGCATTTGTCTTTCCATTTTCTTCAAATCATTATCATATATTTCTATATCAACACACTTTCCCAACACATGTTTTTCTTCTATTTCTATGCTAATCTTTTTTAATTCTAATGCATCTCTATTTATTATAAATATAGCATTATATCCTTCTGCACCTTCTCTTGATAAATGAAAAAAAATATATGGACTAAATATGTCAGCTATTATATATTCTATACATTTAACTATATTAAATGTAACTTCATTCGTGACTTTTTCATTCATATAGTTAAATATTATTGATAGTAATGGCATTTTATATTTTTTTATTAGCTTATGTTGCAACATCATACGTTCTTTTCTATATTCTGATAAATCTTCATATATATATATCATTGATACTTCAGGAAGTATATTCTCCCTAATTTCCCCCTTATTATATTGGTAATATCAATATTAGTTTTAACTTTGTTTTTGATAAATACATAATTATACTACTTAATAATATATTTGTAATTTTTTATATTACCTATAATACTAATGAGTAGTTTTTATTTTAAAAAATTCTTCAATAGAATTGCATAGAGAATTAGCTATTTTCTCTTGGTATGCATCTTCTTTTAATTTTTTTTCTTCATTTGAATTAGATAAAAATCCACATTCAACAAGAACTGATGGAACACTATTATTGCATCTTAATATCTTATAAGCCCCTTTTGCACACTTCTCTTGTCTATTATTTTTTTTATCTAAATCCCTTTTTAAATTTTGTTGTACTATGTGCGCAAGTTCTGCACTCTCTCCTTCTTTTGAGTACCATACTTGAGCTCCATGATATTGACTTTGAGTAAACATATTTAGGTGTATACTAATAAACAAATCACAATTAGTGGTAAGCTTCATTTTACATCTATTGCTTAAATCTTCATTTTTTTTATCTCTAATTTTTCCTTTATCAGAATAAAGTCCTTTATCTTCTGTTCTAGTCATTTCCACTTTAAAACCTTTTTTTTCTAAACACTTCTTTAGCTTTTTAGATATTTCTAAATTAATCCCTTTTTCTAGTGTTCCATTTTTAGATACAGCACCACCATCTATACCTCCATGTCCTGGATCAATTAAAATTATCTTTTCTTTATTTGACTCCTCTTTATTATTATATGCACTGCAACTAATAGTTCTTATGTTAATCAAACATATAAATAATAAAAACATTATTATACTTCTTAATACATACCTTTTTTTTAACACATTTATCCCTCCTAAATTAGAAGTACATAAATTATTTTGTCCTATTTTTATATGTTTTACTTGAGGAACTTGAAGAAAAAATTATGTAGTTATTCCATATTTATTTATATATAAATAAAAAAACAAGAAAGGCATGCCTTTCTTGTTTTTTGTAAAGTATAATATTATCTCTTTGAGAATTGTGGTGCTCTTCTTGCTTTTTTAAGACCGTATTTCTTTCTTTCTTTCATTCTTGGGTCTCTTGTTAAGAATCCAGCTTTCTTAAGCTCTGGTCTTAAAGTTTCATCAGCTTTAACTAATGCTCTAGTGATACCGTGTCTTATAGCACCTGCTTGACCTGTGAAACCACCACCGTTAACATTAACAATTACATCAAATTTTTCTTTAGTTCCAGTTAAAACTAAAGGTTGATTAACAATGTATCTTAATGTTTCTAATCCAAAATAAGTTTCAATGTCTCTCTTATTTATTGTAACTTTACCGTCTCCTGGTACAAGTATTACTCTTGCTATTGATTTCTTTCTTCTTCCTGTTCCAAAATATTGAACTTTAGCCATCTATATGTATCCTCCCTTCAGCTTCAAATATTAGTATCTTAACTCTAAAACTTCTGGTTTTTGAGCGTCTTGATTGTGTTCTGAACCTCTGTATACTTTTAATTTCTTAAGCATCTTTCTTCCTAAAGGTCCTTGTGGAAGCATTCTTCTTACAGCTTCTTGGAAAACAAATTCTGGTTTGCTTTCTAAAGCTTTTTTGTAAGATATTTCTTTTAATCCACCTGGGTAAAGTGAATGATGTCTTAACATTTTTTGATCTAATTTTTTACCTGTTAATGCTATTTTGTCAGCATTTAATATGATAACAAAATCTCCAGTATCAACGTTTGGAGTATATGTAGGCTTGTGCTTTCCTCTTAAAATTGTTGCAACTTGGCTAGCAGCTCTTCCTAACGGTTTTCCTTCAACGTCGATAACATACCATTTTCTTTGAACTTCATTTTCTTTTGCAAGATATGATTTCATCGTTTTCCCTCCTTGAACTTTTCCTATTGAGTAACTGATCTTGTATTTTTTTCTTCTATATCAAGACCGGGGCTGTGGTCTTATATACTGAAATTTACAACAATACATATTATAATACAATCAGCCTGGCGTGTCAACACACTTTATCTAAAACATAAAAATATTTAAATTTTTAGCATGTTAATATAGTACTTCTTGTAAGCATAGTCCTTGAGGTGGAAGTGATCTTCCTGCTCTTTCTCTATCCTTCGCTAAAATAATAGACTTAATGTCCTCTGGTTTTATTCTTCCTATACCAGCTTCTATTAAGGTACCTGCCATTATTCTAACCATATTATATAAGAATCCCTCACCTATAACAGTAAATTTAATTACATCTTCACATTTTGTAACATCACAATAATATATAGTTCTAAGAGTAGATTTAACTGAACTTCCTGATTTTTTATAAAAAGAATCAAATTCATGTGCACCAATAAAATACTTACTGGCCTCTTTCATAGCGTCTACATCTAAGTACTTATTAAAGTGATACATAACGTTTCTATCAATAGTTGGTGGTTCTTCTCTATTCAATATAGTATATACATATTTCTTACCCTTACTATGAAATCTAGCATGAAAATCCAATGAAACTTCACTGGATTTTTTTATTACAATATCTTTAGGTAACTTACTGTTAATGGCATATTTAAACTTTGATGGTGGCACACTACTCTCCGTAATAAAATTTGCTACAAAGCTTCTTGCATGTACTCCAGCATCAGTTCTACTACACCCTATAATCTCTGTATCAGTCTTTGTAACTTCACAAATAGCCTCTTCTATCTTCTGCTGAACTGTTATTGAATGTTTTTGTTTTTGCCATCCAGAATAATTACTTCCATCATACTCTATAATAAGTTTTACATTTTTTTTCATTATAATCACTCCGGCAAAATTGTTGTTTTATATCTAATAAAAACTTCTACTCCAAATAGATAAACCAACTAAAACTATAATTATAATTGTTGCATACATATCTCTTTTATCTAATTTCAATACTTTCATTCTTGTTCTTCCTTCTCCACCTCTATAACACCTTGCTTCCATAGCCATAGCAAGTTCTTCAGCTCTTCTAAAAGAGCTTATAAATAATGGCACTAAAAGTGGAACCAAGTTCTTAGCTCTACTAATTAAATTACCTGATTCAAAATCAGCACCTCTTGCCATCTGCGCTTTCATTATTTTATCAGTTTCATCCATAAGAGTTGGAATAAACCTAAGAGCTATAGTCATCATCATGGCTAATTCATGAGCCGGTAATCCTATTTTTTTAAATGGATTTAATAATTTTTCTAATCCATCCGTAAGTTCTATAGGTGATGTTGTTAAAGTAAGTAAAGATGTTCCTACTATTAAAAATACTAATCTTACAATCATAAAACCAGCCAATACTAAGCCAGCTTTATATATTCTTAAAAATTTCCACTGCCAAAGTGGATCCTCTCCGGAGTTACCTCCAGTCATAAATATATTTAATAAAGCCGTTATAATAAGCAATATAAATACAGGCTTTAATCCTTTATATATATACTTAAAAGGTACTTTTGAAATAATTATAGCAATAGCTGTAAAAGCTATAACAAATGCATACCCTTTAAAATTATTTATTATGAATAGATTTATTATATATATTATTGATAACAATATTTTAACTCTAGGATCCAATTTATGAATAAAAGATTCTCCTGGAACATATTGTCCTATAGTAATATCTTTAATCATGGCTATTAGCTCCCTTTAATAATTTTAAAATTTCCACCTTAGCTTCATCTATAGTAAATATATCTTCAGATATACTAAATCCCTTTTCCCTTAATGCCTTAACTAAATAAGTTACTTGAGGAACTCCTAGTCCAACATTTTCTAATATATCTATTTTTCTAAATACATCTCTTGTTGCACCATCTAAAATACACTTTCCTTGATCCATAACTAAAACCCTATCGGCTATTTTCGCTACATCTTCCATGCTATGAGATACTAATATTATTGTCATTTTATATTCTTCTCTAAGTTCTTTAACTCTTTCTAATATATCTTCCCTTCCCTTAGGATCCAATCCTGCGGCTGGTTCATCTAATATCAGCACCTTAGGTTCCATTGCAACAACCCCAGCTATTGCAACTCTTCGTTTTTGTCCACCACTCAAGTCAAAAGGTGATTTATCCTTATATAAATCATAATCTAATCCAACTATATTCATAGCTTTTCTAACTCTTTTAGATATTTGCTCTTCATTTAACCCTAAATTTTTAGGACCAAATGCAATATCCTTCTCTATAGTTTCTTCAAATAATTGATACTCAGGATATTGAAATACAAGTCCTACTTTTTTCCTTACTTCATTTAATTTAGTTTTTATAGATGTTATATCTATACCATCTACAATTATACTACCACTAGATGGCTTTAATAATCCATTTATATGTTGGATTAACGTAGATTTTCCTGATCCTGTATGTCCTATAAGCGCAACAAACTCTCCATCATTTATCATTATGTTTACGTTATCAAGAGCTTTTCTTTCAAAAGGTGATCCAGGCATATATATGTGTGTTAAATTTTTTATTTCAATTGACATAATGCATTCACCATCTCATTTATAGTTAATATATCTGAAGCTATATTTACTCCACTTTTTTTAAGTTCATATGCAAGCTCTGTCATCTGTGGAACATCAAGTCCTATATTCTTCATGACTGGAACGTTGCTAAAAATTTGTTTTGGAGTACCCTCCATAACAACTTTTCCTTTGTCCATAACTACAATTCTATCTGCCTCTACAGCTTCTTCCATATAATGTGTTATAAGTACAATAGTGATACCATAACGTGAATTTATATCTTTTATAGTATTAACAACTTCTTTTCTTCCTGAAGGATCTAACATAGCCGTAGGTTCATCGAAAATAATACATTTAGGCCTCATAGCCAATATACCAGCTATAGCTATTCTTTGCTTTTGTCCACCTGATAATAAATGTGGTGCATACCTTCTGTATTCATACATATTTACCTTCTTCAATGAATCATCTACTCTAGTTCTTATTTCTTCTGGTGGTATTCCTAAATTTTCTGGCCCGAAAGCAACATCTTCTTCTACAATTGTAGCGACAAGTTGATTGTCTGGATTTTGAAATACCATTCCAGCAGTATTTCTAACTTTCCATACATTTTCCTCATCTTTTGTATCCATTCCGGATATATAAACAGTGCCTTCACTCGGAAGCAAAAGTGCATTCATATGTTTAGATAAAGTCGATTTTCCTGATCCATTATGTCCAAGTACTACTAAAAACTCACCTTTTTTTATATTAAGGTTAACATTATTTATAGCAACTTTAGACTCTTGTTCACTTTTTTCATATCTGTATACAACATTTTTACATTCAATTATGTTTTCATTCATATAAGATAGATACTCCTTTTAAACTCTTATTAAAGGATATAGTAAAATGGGGACTAAGTAAGAAATCCTTAATCCCCTTCTACAGTATTATACTAATTCTAGTATAACTACTTCAGCTCCATCGCCTCTTCTTGGTCCCATTTTGTATATTCTTGTATATCCACCATTTCTTTCTGCATACTTTGGAGCGATTTCTGCAAATAAATGATTAACTACTTCTTTTTCAGTTACATATGCTAACACTTGTCTTCTAGCGTTAAGATCTCCTCTTTTTGCAAGAGTAATCATTTTTTCAGCCATGTTTCTAGTTTCTTTTGCTCTAGTTATAGTAGTTTCTATTTTACCATTTTTTAAGAAACTAGTTACTAAATTTCTTAGCATAGCTCTTCTATGATCAGTTGGTAATCCCAACTTACGTTGTTGTGCCATGTTTCATCCTCCTTTACTCATCGGATTTCTTTAAGCCTAATCCTAAAGCAGCAAGTTTTTCTTGTACTTCTTCAAGGGATTTTTTACCTAAATTTCTAACCTTCATCATATCG is part of the Clostridium botulinum genome and harbors:
- a CDS encoding Na/Pi cotransporter family protein, yielding MDYKMIFGLLGGLGLFVYGMKLMGDGLQKAAGDKLKKILEALTSKTIFAILVGAVVAGIIQSSSATTVMTIGFVNAGLMNLFQATGVIMGANIGTTMTAQLIAFNLTDVAPLILAIGSAIVLFSKKKKTKDIGDIILGFGILFIGMSLMETSMTPLSKLPEFSNLILTIGKHPLLGVLVGLGMTATVQSSSATIGILMALVHSGSITSLAVALPILFGDNIGTCVTALLAGIGTHKNAKRASIIHLTFNTIGTIIFMAAFGLVLKIVPLFGGNLEREIANAHTLFNITNVMIQAPFIPLLVKFVNKVVPGEDTDGNALTLEYLDKRLLETPSIACGQVIKEITRMGKIAKDNLENSMCCFLNNDENLIQSVVEHENLINFLHREITDYMVCLSNTNLSEKQSELITSLFHVVSDIERIGDHADNIAELAEVKINDNLPFSDESLEDIKNMYELTKSAVDKTIFALEKFDSEAADEVIKIERNIDLLETQLRKEHVHRLNTRTCNAVSASIFVDLLTNFERVGDHSNNISQMVLEQS
- a CDS encoding citrate lyase holo-[acyl-carrier protein] synthase, translating into MIYIYEDLSEYRKERMMLQHKLIKKYKMPLLSIIFNYMNEKVTNEVTFNIVKCIEYIIADIFSPYIFFHLSREGAEGYNAIFIINRDALELKKISIEIEEKHVLGKCVDIEIYDNDLKKMERQMLGYSKRKCYLCNGDMRKCIENRNHNKRQIIKYAYDKYDQYMKSP
- the cwlD gene encoding N-acetylmuramoyl-L-alanine amidase CwlD, which gives rise to MNVLKKRYVLRSIIMFLLFICLINIRTISCSAYNNKEESNKEKIILIDPGHGGIDGGAVSKNGTLEKGINLEISKKLKKCLEKKGFKVEMTRTEDKGLYSDKGKIRDKKNEDLSNRCKMKLTTNCDLFISIHLNMFTQSQYHGAQVWYSKEGESAELAHIVQQNLKRDLDKKNNRQEKCAKGAYKILRCNNSVPSVLVECGFLSNSNEEKKLKEDAYQEKIANSLCNSIEEFFKIKTTH
- the rpsI gene encoding 30S ribosomal protein S9 — protein: MAKVQYFGTGRRKKSIARVILVPGDGKVTINKRDIETYFGLETLRYIVNQPLVLTGTKEKFDVIVNVNGGGFTGQAGAIRHGITRALVKADETLRPELKKAGFLTRDPRMKERKKYGLKKARRAPQFSKR
- the rplM gene encoding 50S ribosomal protein L13 codes for the protein MKSYLAKENEVQRKWYVIDVEGKPLGRAASQVATILRGKHKPTYTPNVDTGDFVIILNADKIALTGKKLDQKMLRHHSLYPGGLKEISYKKALESKPEFVFQEAVRRMLPQGPLGRKMLKKLKVYRGSEHNQDAQKPEVLELRY
- the truA gene encoding tRNA pseudouridine(38-40) synthase TruA: MKKNVKLIIEYDGSNYSGWQKQKHSITVQQKIEEAICEVTKTDTEIIGCSRTDAGVHARSFVANFITESSVPPSKFKYAINSKLPKDIVIKKSSEVSLDFHARFHSKGKKYVYTILNREEPPTIDRNVMYHFNKYLDVDAMKEASKYFIGAHEFDSFYKKSGSSVKSTLRTIYYCDVTKCEDVIKFTVIGEGFLYNMVRIMAGTLIEAGIGRIKPEDIKSIILAKDRERAGRSLPPQGLCLQEVLY
- a CDS encoding energy-coupling factor transporter transmembrane component T family protein encodes the protein MIKDITIGQYVPGESFIHKLDPRVKILLSIIYIINLFIINNFKGYAFVIAFTAIAIIISKVPFKYIYKGLKPVFILLIITALLNIFMTGGNSGEDPLWQWKFLRIYKAGLVLAGFMIVRLVFLIVGTSLLTLTTSPIELTDGLEKLLNPFKKIGLPAHELAMMMTIALRFIPTLMDETDKIMKAQMARGADFESGNLISRAKNLVPLLVPLFISSFRRAEELAMAMEARCYRGGEGRTRMKVLKLDKRDMYATIIIIVLVGLSIWSRSFY
- a CDS encoding energy-coupling factor transporter ATPase; the encoded protein is MSIEIKNLTHIYMPGSPFERKALDNVNIMINDGEFVALIGHTGSGKSTLIQHINGLLKPSSGSIIVDGIDITSIKTKLNEVRKKVGLVFQYPEYQLFEETIEKDIAFGPKNLGLNEEQISKRVRKAMNIVGLDYDLYKDKSPFDLSGGQKRRVAIAGVVAMEPKVLILDEPAAGLDPKGREDILERVKELREEYKMTIILVSHSMEDVAKIADRVLVMDQGKCILDGATRDVFRKIDILENVGLGVPQVTYLVKALREKGFSISEDIFTIDEAKVEILKLLKGANSHD
- a CDS encoding energy-coupling factor transporter ATPase, with amino-acid sequence MNENIIECKNVVYRYEKSEQESKVAINNVNLNIKKGEFLVVLGHNGSGKSTLSKHMNALLLPSEGTVYISGMDTKDEENVWKVRNTAGMVFQNPDNQLVATIVEEDVAFGPENLGIPPEEIRTRVDDSLKKVNMYEYRRYAPHLLSGGQKQRIAIAGILAMRPKCIIFDEPTAMLDPSGRKEVVNTIKDINSRYGITIVLITHYMEEAVEADRIVVMDKGKVVMEGTPKQIFSNVPVMKNIGLDVPQMTELAYELKKSGVNIASDILTINEMVNALCQLK
- the rplQ gene encoding 50S ribosomal protein L17 translates to MAQQRKLGLPTDHRRAMLRNLVTSFLKNGKIETTITRAKETRNMAEKMITLAKRGDLNARRQVLAYVTEKEVVNHLFAEIAPKYAERNGGYTRIYKMGPRRGDGAEVVILELV